A window of Castanea sativa cultivar Marrone di Chiusa Pesio chromosome 1, ASM4071231v1 contains these coding sequences:
- the LOC142629699 gene encoding uncharacterized protein LOC142629699 — protein sequence MQQLKLWDSLHGKTEEIKRVRREINEIQCREEMMWNQRSRALWLKWGDRNAKFFTRLQAKERGKIGLWGCKIQLENGRKGKLSHQGVYDKVTQFLPTYSYCVQKDYRLCSKRRKGLGALKWDCNYEGDSGQKLNKEKTSLYFSKNTSREIKEYVKEKFGARVVQHHEKYLALPPFVGRGKRKAFNRIKDQVGRKIASWKGKLHFHAGREILIKAVAQAMPTYTMSCFKLPDTLCKELNSLMRNFWWGQKDKERKMAWVSWEKLCIPKVEGGMEKVSSLVDVDRRGWDVGKVKNMFLPHEAELILSIPISARLPEDSLIWAWTSNGRFIVKSAYNVAQKVLKEGGRGEEGGSSDNTGMRGIWTMVCRLNCPNKIKHLL from the exons atgcaaCAACTGAAGTTATGGGACAGCTTACATGGGAAAACAGAGGAGATTAAGAGGGTGAGAAGGGAGATTAATGAGATTCAGTGTAGAGAAGAAATGATGTGGAACCAAAGGTCCAGAGCACTCTGGCTGAAATGGGGTGATCGAAATGCAAAGTTTTTCACGCGATTGCAAGccaaagaaagaggaaaaattgGATTGTGGGGCTGCAAAATCCAGTTGGAGAATGGCAGGAAG GGAAAATTATCCCATCAAGGGGTTTACGACAAGGTGACCCAATTTCTCCCTACTTATTCTTATTGTGTTCAGAAGGACTATCGACTATGTTCAAAAAGGAGGAAAGGGTTGGGGGCACTTAAATGGGATTGCA ATTATGAAGGGGATTCGGGGCAAAAACTCAACAAGGAAAAAACCTCTCTTTATTTTAGCAAGAACACTAGTAGGGAGATAAAGGAGTATGTGAAGGAGAAGTTTGGAGCTAGAGTAGTTCAGCATCATGAAAAGTACCTAGCACTGCCACCGTTTGTGGGGAGAGGGAAAAGAAAGGCTTTCAACCGAATCAAGGATCAAGTTGGGAGGAAAATTGCTAGTTGGAAGGGTAAGCTTCATTTTCATGCAGGTAGGGAAATTCTCATCAAGGCAGTAGCTCAAGCAATGCCAACATATACGATGAGTTGTTTCAAACTCCCGGATACATTGTGCAAAGAGCTGAACTCCCTCATGAGGAACTTCTGGTGGGGCCAAAAAGATAAGGAAAGGAAAATGGCTTGGGTCTCATGGGAGAAGTTGTGCATCCCAAAGGTGGAGGGAG GCATGGAGAAGGTGTCAAGTTTGGTGGATGTTGATAGGAGGGGGTGGGATGTGGGAAAAGTGAAAAACATGTTCCTCCCCCATGAGGCTGAACTGATCTTAAGTATACCTATCAGTGCCAGGTTGCCTGAAGACTCACTCATATGGGCATGGACCTCAAATGGAAGATTCATAGTTAAAAGTGCATACAATGTGGCCCAAAAAGTGTTGAAAGAAGGAGGGAGAGGGGAGGAAGGGGGCAGCTCAGATAACACGGGGATGAGGGGAATATGGACGATGGTATGTCGACTGAACTgtccaaacaaaatcaaacatcTCCTTTAG
- the LOC142621788 gene encoding GTP-binding nuclear protein Ran-B1-like isoform X2, translating into MKETRRDFTSLLEAGCATHPNTHNNYNNNNTNSNMALPNQQIVEYPSFKLVIVGDGGTGKTTFVKRHLTGEFEKKYEHNKVS; encoded by the exons ATGAAGGAGACGAGGAGGGACTTCACGTCGTTATTGGAAGCAGGCTGCGCCACTCACCCAAACACTCAcaacaactacaacaacaacaacacaaattCAAATATG gCTTTGCCGAACCAACAGATTGTAGAGTATCCAAGCTTCAAGCTTGTTATTGTTGGCGATGGTGGAACcg GTAAAACAACATTTGTCAAAAGGCATCTTACTGGCGAGTTTGAGAAGAAATATGAAC ataacAAAGTATCTTGA
- the LOC142629710 gene encoding protein FAR-RED IMPAIRED RESPONSE 1-like yields the protein MMPSQQKVAATHAIEIDLAHESGLRLKQSYELLSKQVGGYDNLDFTKQDHKNYLRTKRQRDMEHRETASLGRYISRQFKKNSSYYFATQLDCEELITNIFWVDARMIIDYSHFGDVIMFDTTYSTNRDARPLEVFLGLNHHRETVVFGACIYEYDCEDEFLTAWNEMLDKYNVRENKWLIDLFILKEKWAQAYVKKTFIARMKTTQLSESFNADLKDCLRTNLNIVEFFTHFERVVNQKRDKEMEAEYNPRHKFPRLKLKSSPMLNQIATMYTPMLFDSFQIEVEEVMALSILERNESQTHSYVVGVFNQYGKYEVMWNPLDGTLSCSCRKFESFGILCRHGLKVLDVLDIKLIPNRYIMKRWRRDVKDGSEKNCTTHNIKPDTRMEYVDRYRDLCPKYIQLVNEACETKEGHDILSLAIAD from the exons ATGATGCCATCACAACAGAAAGTGGCTGCAACTCATGCTATTGAAATTGATTTGGCACATGAATCAGGATTAAGATTAAAGCAATCTTATGAGCTTCTTAGTAAGCAAGTTGGTGGATATGATAATCTTGATTTTACCAAGCAAGATCATAAAAACTATTTACGCACTAAGCGACAGAGAGACATGGAGCATAGGGAAACTGCTAGCTTGGGAAGATATATCAGTCgtcaatttaagaaaaattcttcATATTATTTCGCTACTCAATTGGATTGTGAAGAGTTGATTACTAATATCTTTTGGGTCGATGCAAGAATGATCATTGACTATAGCCACTTTGGTGATGTAATAATGTTTGATACAACGTATAGTACAAATAGAGATGCAAGGCCACTTGAAGTATTTTTGGGTCTCAATCATCATAGAGAAACTGTTGTATTTGGAG CATGTATCTATGAGTATGATTGTGAAGATGAGTTTCTTACAGCTTGGAATGAAATGTTGGATAAGTACAATGTTCGTGAAAATAAATGGCTAATTGATCTATTtatattgaaggaaaaatggGCCCAAGCATATGTTAAGAAAACTTTCATTGCAAGAATGAAGACAACCCAGCTTAGTGAGAGTTTCAATGCTGACTTAAAGGATTGCTTGCGTACTAATCTCAATATAGTAGAGTTTTTCACTCATTTTGAAAGAGTTGTCAATCAAAAGCGGGATAAGGAGATGGAAGCAGAATACAACCCTAGACATAAATTTCCAAGATTGAAGCTCAAAAGCTCTCCTATGCTTAACCAAATAGCAACAATGTACACACCTATGCTGTTTGATTCATTTCAGATAGAAGTTGAAGAGGTAATGGCACTTTCCATCCTAGAACGCAATGAGAGTCAAACACATAGTTATGTGGTTGGAGTTTTCAATCAATATGGAAAATATGAAGTCATGTGGAATCCATTAGATGGGACTCTATCTTGTAGTTGTAGAAAGTTTGAGTCATTTGGTATTTTATGTAGGCATGGTTTGAAAGTTCTTGATGTATTGGATATCAAGTTGATTCCTAATAGATATATCATGAAGAGATGGAGAAGAGATGTAAAAGATGGAAGCgaaaaaaattgcacaacacATAACATTAAGCCGGATACTCGAATGGAATATGTAGATCGGTATCGagatttatgtccaaaatatattcaattggTGAATGAGGCATGTGAAACTAAAGAAGGCCATGATATTCTAAGCTTAGCAATTgcagattaa
- the LOC142629690 gene encoding uncharacterized protein At4g02000-like, with protein MADELGRLWSKLSFTEEEDEGIELGFNCTRAAREIRKNCVLMKILAHKSISTEALRKNMRMLWKTNKGVQISEVDEDLYLVEFGDGRDKKKVLYMCSWSYEKQLVLLQELDGKLTPKEIEIRWEPFWVQIFNLPLNCRTKEMGRAMGTKLGEVLEIDVQESGVHWGTCLRVKVRLDVTKKLVRGKKITVEGGKCRWVSFKYKRLPNFCYWCGLLNHALKECPEKGEENNRAEGEVL; from the coding sequence ATGGCAGACGAGCTTGGAAGGCTCTGGAGTAAGCTGTCTTTTACTGAGGAAGAGGATGAGGGAATTGAACTTGGTTTCAACTGTACCAGAGCAGCAAGGGAGATAAGAAAGAATTGTGTGTTAATGAAAATCTTAGCTCACAAAAGTATAAGCACCGAGGCACTTAGAAAAAACATGAGAATGCTCTGGAAGACAAATAAGGGTGTTCAGATTTCTGAGGTTGATGAGGATCTATATTTAGTGGAATTTGGGGATGGTAGGGATAAGAAAAAAGTTTTGTATATGTGCTCATGGAGTTATGAAAAGCAGTTGGTTCTACTCCAAGAGCTCGACGGAAAACTTACTCCGAAGGAGATAGAGATCAGGTGGGAACCTTTTTGGGTCCAAATTTTCAACCTTCCCCTGAACTGTAGAACAAAAGAGATGGGAAGAGCAATGGGTACCAAGCTGGGTGAGGTGTTGGAGATTGATGTTCAGGAGTCTGGTGTTCATTGGGGAACGTGCCTGAGGGTGAAGGTGCGTTTAGATGTGACCAAGAAATTAGTCAGAGGCAAAAAAATCACAGTGGAAGGGGGGAAATGCAGGTGGGTCAGCTTTAAGTATAAAAGATTGCCTAACTTCTGCTACTGGTGTGGACTACTGAACCACGCACTAAAAGAATGCCCAGAAAAAGGTGAAGAAAACAATAGAGCAGAGGGGGAGGTGCTATAG
- the LOC142621785 gene encoding protein BOBBER 2-like gives MAILSDYEEDQQNQQPSSSSSKKEIILAEKEAEAKKPEEEEKQQKENKLVPNKENGLDMENYSWGQSLQEVTVNVPVPQGTKSSLLLCDIKTNSLKVGLKGQSPIIDGQLFKPVKVDDCIWSLEDKKMITILICKRDQSEWWKSLLKGDPEIDTQKAEPEPSKLSDLDSETRSAVEKMMFDQRQKQKGLPTSDEIQKEQLMKQFMAQNPNMKFPPGAKFM, from the coding sequence ATGGCCATCCTCTCTGATTATGAAGAAGATCAGCAGAATCAacaaccttcttcttcttcttctaagaaAGAGATCATTCTTGCTGAGAAAGAAGCCGAGGCCAAAAAGCCAGAGGAGGAGGAAAAGCAGCAGAAAGAGAACAAACTTGTGCCCAACAAAGAAAACGGCCTAGATATGGAGAATTATTCATGGGGTCAGTCCCTTCAAGAAGTCACTGTAAACGTGCCAGTCCCACAAGGCACTAAATCCAGCCTTCTTTTGTGTGACATAAAGACGAACTCTTTGAAGGTTGGGCTCAAAGGTCAGTCTCCAATCATCGATGGACAGCTATTCAAGCCTGTGAAAGTTGACGATTGTATTTGGAGTTTGGAGGATAAGAAGATGATCACTATTCTTATTTGCAAGAGAGATCAGAGCGAGTGGTGGAAATCTTTGTTGAAGGGTGATCCAGAGATTGATACACAGAAAGCTGAACCAGAGCCAAGCAAGTTGTCTGACTTGGACTCCGAGACCCGTTCTGCTGTGGAGAAGATGATGTTTGATCAGAGGCAGAAACAGAAGGGACTTCCAACAAGCGATGAGATTCAAAAAGAACAGTTGATGAAACAATTCATGGCTCAGAATCCCAACATGAAATTCCCCCCGGGAGCTAAGTTCATGTGA
- the LOC142621788 gene encoding GTP-binding nuclear protein Ran-B1-like isoform X1, translated as MKETRRDFTSLLEAGCATHPNTHNNYNNNNTNSNMALPNQQIVEYPSFKLVIVGDGGTGKTTFVKRHLTGEFEKKYEPTIGVEVHPLDFFTNYRISQEVHPLDLVISLEFYEF; from the exons ATGAAGGAGACGAGGAGGGACTTCACGTCGTTATTGGAAGCAGGCTGCGCCACTCACCCAAACACTCAcaacaactacaacaacaacaacacaaattCAAATATG gCTTTGCCGAACCAACAGATTGTAGAGTATCCAAGCTTCAAGCTTGTTATTGTTGGCGATGGTGGAACcg GTAAAACAACATTTGTCAAAAGGCATCTTACTGGCGAGTTTGAGAAGAAATATGAAC caaCTATTGGTGTGGAAGTTCATCCTTTGGACTTTTTCACTAACTATAGGATTTCACAGGAAGTTCATCCTTTGGACTTAGTTAtaagtttggaattttatgagttttaa